From the genome of Streptacidiphilus sp. PB12-B1b:
CGAGCCGCCGGGGTAGCCCGCCAGGTCCAGTCGGCGCTCGTCGGGGACGGCGCCGCCGGACACGGTGTACGCCGGTCTGAGGTTCGGCCCGTCCGCCAGGATGCGCTCGGCGACGAAGCCCACCGCGTTGTCCAGCAGCGGATGGGGGCCCACCGCGGCGACGGCCTGGCCGGTGTAGCACTGGTCCCGGATCCAGGCGTAGCGGTAGTCGTAGTTGCGGTTCTGTTCGGCCCGTTCCGGCAGGCTGGTGGTGGCGCCGGCGACCATGCCGCCGCCCTGGCTGGTCATGCCGCGCATGACGGTGTAGGCGTGCCGGGAGTCGCGGTCGGCGATGGTCCCGGTGATCACCGGCACGGCGCGCCGCCAGGCCTGCTCGGTCGCCGCCCAGCAGGCGTCCGGGTCCGGGGGCCGTTCCGGCAGCCGCTCCTCGGAGATCTCCAGGACCAGGTCGTGGTGGTGGCCGTCGGGGACGGTGACGACCGTCTCCAGGCCGCCTTCGGCGCGTTCGGTCGCGTCGGGCGCGCCGGTCCAGCGCAGGTACAGCGGTCCGCAGCGGGCCGTCCATACCCCGTCGTCGCTGCGGCGCAGCCGGCTCAGCTTGAAGCGGCCGAAGCCGGCCCGCGGATCCAGCACCACCCGCACCCGGGTCTCCTCACCACCGGCCAGGACCCGGCGCAGGATGCGGGTGACCGACGGGTCGCCGGGAAAGGCGAGGGCGTCATGGCACTCCACCAGCTGGGTGGTGGTGGTCCAGCGGTTGCGCCAGATCAGTGAACCCTCCTCGTAGGAGCCGCCCCAGACGAACGGCTCCTGGGCGGGGGTCACGGCGTACAGGCCCTCGCCGCCGATCAGGGTGGAGAGCACCGCGTCCGAATCCCAGCGCGGTGCGCACATCCACGCGATGTCGCCGCGCGGCCCGATCAGCGCGCCCCGTTCCCCGTCCGCGACCAGGGCGTAGTCCCGCAGGACGTGCAGCGGGAAGCGGGCCGTCTCCGCGGCGAGTGTGCTGTCTGCCATCGAACTGTCCGATCCTCCACCACGCCCGGTTGCCGCGTCCCGGCTCCGGGACACCCTGCCTATCGGCTACCCCGGGGACGGACGATCACCCCGCCGCGGGGTGAGGGCCCGCAGGTCCGCGCTGTCGGCCGCGCCGTTTCCGGGCTCCGGGCCATTGATCCATTAATGTGTCGATTCGGGGTAGGCGGCTCCGCACTGCTCCGACCGCAGTGGCGGGGCACCATGAGGCGAGGATTTCCATGCCGGATGCGATCGTCATCGGTTCGGGCCCGAACGGCCTGGTGGCCGCCAACGTACTGGCCGACGCGGGCTGGCAGGTCCTGGTCCTGGAGGCCCAGCCGGAACCGGGCGGCGCCGTGCGCAGCGACCGGGGCGCCGACCCGGAGTTCGTCAGCGACGTCTTCTCCGCGTTCTACCCCCTGGCCGTGGCCTCACCGGTGATCAGCGCCCTGGAGCTGGAGCGGTTCGGCCTGCGCTGGAGCCACGCCCCCACGGTGATGGCCCACCCGCTGCCGGACGGGCGCTGCGCCACGCTGCACCGCAGCGCCGAAGCCACCATGGCCGACCTGGAGAGCACCTTCGGCGCCCAGGACGCCCTGGCCTGGGGACGGCTGTCGGGGCTGTGGGAGCACCTGGAGCCGCACCTGGTCCAGTCCCTGTTCACGCCGTTCCCCCCGGTGAAGTCCGGGCTGGCGCTGGCGGCCAGGCTGCGCGCGGCCGGCGGGCTGCGGGCGGCCCGGTTCATGACGCTGCCGGTGCGCCGGCTGGCCCAGGAGGAGTTCACCCAGCCCGGCGCCGGGCTGCTGCTGGCGGGCTGCGCGCTGCACGCGGACCTGCTGCCGGAGTCGGCGGGCAGTTCGGCGTTCGGATGGCTGATGGCCATGCTCGGGCAGCAGGTCGGCTGGCCGGTGCCGGTGGGCGGGGCCGGCCGGCTCACCGACGCGCTCGTCCGCCGGCTGGAGTCGCTGGGCGGGACGGTGCAGTGCGGCGCCCGGGTGGCGGAGGTCGTCGTCCGGGGCGGCAAGGCCCTCGGGGTGCGCACCGCCGACGGCCAGGCGCACCGCGCCACCCGGGCCGTCCTGGCCGACGTGCCCGCCACCAGCCTCTACGGCTCCCTGGTCGGCTGGGACGACCTGCCCGCCCAGGTGCGGGCCGACATGCACCGCTTCCAGTGGGACTTCTCCACCTTCAAGGTCGACTGGGCCCTGGACGGCGCCATCCCCTGGACCTCCCCGGCGGCGGCCGGCGCCGGCACGGTGCACCTGGGCGCGGACATGGACGAGCTGAGCGACTACGCGCTGCAGGTCTCCACCGGGCGCCTGCCCCGGCGGCCGTTCACCCTGCTCGGGCAGATGACCACCGCCGACCCCAGCCGCTCCCCGGCCGGTACCGAGTCGGCCTGGGCCTACACCCACGTACCCCAGCACATCACCGGCGACCTGGGCGGGGACGGCATCACCGGACGCTGGGACGCCCGCGAGGCGGAGGCCATGGCCGACCGCGTCGAGGAGCAGGTCGAGCGCTTCGCCCCGGGCTTCCGCGGCCTCGTCCGCAGCCGGCGCATCCTGACCCCGCCGCTGTTCCAGTCCCTGGACGAGAGCCTGGTCGGCGGAGCCCTCAACGGCGGCACCACCGCCGTCCACCAACAGCTGGTCTTCCGGCCCGTCCCCGGCACCGGCCGCCCCGAGACGCCGATCCCGCGCCTCTACCTCGCCTCGGCCTCGGCCCACCCCGGCGGCGGCGTGCACGGGGCCTGCGGGGCCAACGCGGCCCGCGCCGCGCTGCGCGCCCACTCCCGCGCCGCCGCCCGCGTCCTGTCCCCGGGCCTGGCAGCCGCCCAGCGCCTGCTGTCCGGCCCCGCACCCCAGTAGAGGAGTTCCCGTGGCCAAGCGCCAACAGCTGATCACCTGCCCGCCGGACCAGGTCTGGGCGGTGCTGGCCGACGCCACCGGCTACGCCCGGTGGGTCGTGGGCACCCAGGACATCCTGCACGCCGACGCCGCCTGGCCCGCCGTCGGCGCCGAACTGCGGTTCCGCGTCGGCCTCGGCCCGGTCCACTTCACCGACTCCTGCGTGGTCCGGATCTGCGAGCCCGGGCACCGCCTCGAACTGGAGGCCAAGGCGGAGCCGTTCGGCACCGCCCGCATCGCCATCGAACTCATCCCCTGGGGCCGGAACACCCTGGTCCTGCTGGACGAGCACCCGCTCCTCGGCCCCGGGGCCCGGCTGCAGGGACCGCCCAGCGAACTCCTGCTGCACCTGCGCAACCGCCGGATGCTCGGCAACCTCGCCCGCACCGCCCTCGACGCCCACCGGCGCTCCCCGACGAAGGCCAAGGCGACGGCGACGGCCCGGCCAGCGGACTGACGCCCGGGCACGGACGCGCCGTGGGCGGGGGGCGGCCGTATCGTGGAAGGCGGACGGCGGCGACGGGCGGGGGCGCCGCGCCGGGACACGCCTTCTGCTGGTTGGAGCCCGCCATGGCCGATCCCTGGGGCTTTCTCACCACTCCACGCCGGGACTGGCCGCTGCGCCCGGTGCCGGAGCGGGTCCGGGACTGGGCGGACGTGCACCGGCCCGGGGCGCTGCTGCCGATCGTCGGCGCGCAGGCCGGACGGTGCATGGACTGCGGGATCCCGTTCTGCCACAGCAGCTGCCCGCTGGGCAACCTCGTCCCCGAATGGAACCAGCTGGTCGAGCAGGACGACTGGGCGGCGGCCGGCGAACGGCTGCACGCCACCAACAACTTCCCCGAGTTCACCGGGCTGACCTGCCCCGCCCCCTGCGAGACCGGGTGCGTGCTGGCCATCAACGCGGAGCCGGTGGCCATCAAGAACGTCGAGGCGGCCATCGCCGAGTACGCCTGGGAGCACGGCTGGGTACGGCCGCTGCCGCCGGAGCGGCTGTCCGGCCGGACGGTGGCGGTGGTCGGCTCCGGGCCCGCCGGGCTGGCCTGCGCGCAGCAGCTGACCCGGGCCGGGCACACCGTGGCGGTGTACGAGCGGGACGACCGGCCGGGCGGGCTGCTGCGCTACGGGATACCGGCGTTCAAGCTGGAGAAGCACCAGGTGGACCGGCGGATCCAGCAGATGCGGGCGGAGGGGACGGTCTTCCGTCCGGGGGTGGCGGTCGGCTCCGACGTGGACGGCGCGGAGCTGCTGGCCCGCTACGACGCCGTGGTGGTGGCGGTCGGCGCGACGGCCGCCCGGGAACTGCCGGTGCCCGGGGGCGACCTGGCCGGGATCCACCAGGCGATGGAGTTCCTGCCGCTGGCCAACCGGGTCCAGGAGGGCGACTACCCGGAGCCGCCGCTGAACGCGCGCGGCAGGCACGTGGTGATCGTCGGCGGCGGCGACACCGGCGCGGACTGCCTGGGCACGGTGCTGCGGCAGGGCGCGGCCTCGGTGGTGCAGCTGGACATCCGGCCGCAGCCCGGCGCGGAGCGCTCGGAGCAGGACCCGTGGCCCACCTATCCGCGGGTGCGCCGGGACTCCCCCGCGCACCAGGAGGGCCGCGAGCTGGCGTACGGCCCGGACGCCGAGGAGGGGCAGGACGTGCGGGTCTTCTCTGCCTCGACGGTGGAGTTCGAGGGCGACGCGCAGGGGCGGGTGCGGGCGCTGCGGGCGGCCGACGCCGAACCGGGCACGCGCCGCCCGCTGCCCGGCACCGAGCGGCGGCTGCCGGCCGATCTGGTGCTGCTGGCGCTGGGCTTCTCCGGGCCGGAGCAGGACAGCGGGCTGGTCCGGCAGCTGGGCCTGGAACCGGCCGCCGGCGGCGGCTACGCCCGCGACCCGGACTTCGGCTGCGCCGTGCCGGGGGTGTTCGTCACCGGCGACGCGGGCCGCGGTCAGTCGGTGATCGTCTGGGCCATCGCCGAGGGCCGCTCGGCCGCCGCCGCCGTGGACCGCTACCTGACCGGCGCCACCGCGCTGCCCGCCCCGGTCCGCGCCACCGACCGGATGCTCGCGGTCTGAGCGGGGCGGGGCGCGGCCGGGCGGGATGGCCGGTTCCGGGGCGACTGCGGGTGCGGCCGAGCGGGTACGCTGGCGCGTCGCAGTCCGTACGGGGGAAGGAACACCAGATGGCCGCAGTCGCGGAGGCCGCTGATCCGGGGGCCGCCACCGGCTCCGGCGTGCAGGCGTGGGGACGGCTGCTGGAGGACGTCGCCAGGAGCGGGCGGCGGCTGCGCCGGGAGGAGTTGGAGTCGCTGCGGCAGTGCGGCGACCGGGCGGCCGAGGACGGCCGCGCCCTGGCCGAGCTGATCGACGAGCGGCTGGCCGAGATCGGCCGGGTCTGGGCCGGGCAGCCGGTGGACGGGGCGTCCATGGCGGCGCTGCGGGCGGCGGTGGCCGCGCTCGCCGCCGGGCACGGCCGGGCCTACCGGCAGCGGTTGCAGCGCGAGGAGGCCGGGCGGCGGGAGTTCGTCGCCGACCTGCTGAGCAGCCGCAGCGACCTGGGCCGACTGGCCGAGCACGCCGAGCGCTTCGGGCTGAACCTGGCCTGCGCGCACGTGGTGGCGGTCGCCGACGGCGACGGCTACGACCTGGAGGACCCGCTGGTGCGCGGGGTGGAGCGGCAGCTGCTCGGCCGCTTCGGCGAGCAGGACGTGCTGCTGGCGGTGAAGCACGGGCGGCTGGTGTGCATCGTGCCCGGCGGCCCGGGCGAGGCGGCGGCGGTGAAGGCGTTCGCCGAGCTGACCGAGGGCCGCCGGGTGGTGGTCGGCCGCCCGCACAGCGGGCCCGGCGGGGTCGTCCACTCGTACGAGGAGGCGCGGGCCGCGCTGGAGCAGGCCAACCGGCTGCGGCTGCCCGGGCGGCTGCTGCACTCGGCGGACCTGCTGGTCCTGCCGGTGCTGCTGCGGGACCGGGACGCGCTGGAGGAGCTGGTGCACGGGGTGCTCGGCCCGCTGCGCGAGGCGCGCGGCGGCGCGCAGCCGCTGCTGGAGACCCTGGCCGCCTACGCCGACTCGCGCTACGTCTCGGCGGAGGCGGCCCGGCGGCTGGGACTGAGCGTCCGGGCGCTGTCCTACCGGCTGGAGCGCATCATCCGGCTGACCGGGCTCGATCCGGACGACGCGCTGCAGCGCTACACCCTGGAGACGGCGGCGTTCGGCGCCAGGCTGCTGGGCTGGCCGGACCAGGAGGACGGGGCGTAGCCGGGGGCCGGGCAGCCCGCGCACAGGGCCTGCCAGCGGGCGGTCTGGGCCGGGGTGGCCCGGCCGCGCAGCTGGGCGAGCTTCAGCAGGTTGGCCTCGGCGGCGCTGCCGAGGGTCTGCGCCTCGGCCAGGTAGTGGTCGTCCAGCAGCGCCTCCAGCTCGGCCTCGTTCAGCACCGGGTCGATCCGGGCGGCGAGTCGGGCCATGGTCCGGTAGGAGCCCTGGAGCAGGAACGGCGGCTCGGTGCGGGCGGAGTCCTCCTGGGCGGCCGAGGCGATGTAGGCGCGGTTGACGGCCAGGACGGTCCGCTGCACGCGGCGCAGCCGGGCGAGGGCGGCCAGCACCCGGTCCAGGTCGGGCACCGGCCGGGTGAGCTGGTCGGCCTGGGCGGCCGGGTCGCCGTCGGCGAGCGCGACCAGCAGCCGCAGCTGCTCCGGTTCGCTCCCGGCGAGCGGGGCCAGCACCGGATTGGCGGCCAGCGAGTTCTCCAGGAAGGAGAGCGCGAACAGCTCCTGACGGCTCGTCAGAACCTCGCCGAGGTTCCACACGTCGGCGCGGTTGGCCAGCATGTCCGGGACCTGGAAGCGCTGCCCGCCGGCGGTGTACGGGTTTCCGGCGAGGCAGACCGCGAAGCGGCGGCCGCGCAGGTCGAAGCTGCGGGCCCGGCCGTCGCTGACCGCCTCGATCCGGCGCTGGGCGTCGCACAGCGGGATGAACCGCTGCAGCAGCTCGGCGGAGACGTGCTGGATGTCGTCCAGGTGGAGCAGGACGTTGCTGCCCGCCTCCAGCTCGAAGACGATCTTCTCGACCTCGCGCCGGGCGGCGGCGTCCGGGGCCCGGTCCGGGTCGAGCGAGGTGGTGCCCGCGCCCAGCGCCGGGCCGTCGACCCGGACCATCAGCAGCCCGAGCCGGTCCGCGACGTACTCCAGCAGCGTGGTCTTGCCGTAGCCGGGCGGGGAGAGCAGCAGCAGGACGCCGCTGCGGTCCGCCCCCGAGTCCAGCGAGCCGAGCTGCTTGGCCAGGTTGTCCCCGATGAGCGGCAGGTAGACCTGGTCGATGAGCTGGTTGCGGACGAATCCGGCGAGGGGGCGGGGGCGGTGCTCGTCCAGCCGCAGCCGGCTGCGTTCAGCTGCCAGGACGTCCGCGCGCTGTCGCTGGAAGGCGCGGAAGGCCGGGACTCGCTGATCTCTGAACGTGCTTGCCTCGTACGGGAGTCGGTCGATCCGGACGGTGAGGCGGCCGTCGCTGATCCGGGGGTGGGAGCCGAGCAGGCCGGTGACGGTCTCGCTGAGCGGGGCGGAGACGTCGTAGCGCGGCAGGGCGGGGGCGCAGAGCTGGGCGACGGCCTCGGGCAGGCCGTCGTGGAATCCTTCTTGGGTTCCTCCTTCGGGGGTTCCTCCTTCGGGGGTTCCTCCTTCGGTTTTTTGGGGGTCGGCGCCGGCGTAGGACTGCAGCCAGGCGGTGGCGAGTTGGTGGCGCGCCGGGAGGTCGGTGACCAGGGCGGTCAGGTCGGCGGCCAACTGCGGGGCGGCGGCGGTGCGGCGGAAGCCGTCGAGCAGCGCGCGGGAGGAGGCGGAGGAGGCGAAGCCGGGGTGCGGGTCGGCGAGCTCCGCCAGCAGGTAGCCGCCGGTCGGCGGGGTCGCGGGCAGGCCCGCGGCGGCGGTGAACGCGGCTACGGCGTCGGACAGTTCGGCTGCCAGCGCGTCCAGCGCGGCGCCCGCGCCGGGGCGGGCGGGCGTTCCCGGGCCGGTGGCGGGCGCTCCCGGGCCGGTGGCGGGCGCGAAGGCGGTGCGGGCGTGGGTGAGCGAGCGGGCGCGGCGCTGCCAGGCGGAGCGGGCGGACTCGCCGGCGCCGTGCGCCCAGAACAGCTGGGCGGCGGCGCGGACCTCGGCCGGGTGCTCCAGCAGCCCGGCCCCGGCGCGCAGCCGCAGCAGCGCCTCCAGGATCAGTGCGGCGTCGTGGTCGTGCACGCCGCGCTCGTAGCCCTCGTCGTACGCCTGCTCCGCCGCCCGGCGCGCCTGCACCGCCGCGGGCTCGCCGGTCGCGGCCGACAGCAGGCCGGTGGCCAGGTACTCGCCGCGGTAGAGCGCGGGCGACTCGCTGACCAGCGGCTGGGTCCAGAACGCGAGTCCGGCCGGCAGCGCGGGCAGCTCCGCCGGGCGGCGGTAGCCGGTGCCGGTGACCACGAAGGCCAGACCGTCGCCGTCCGGTTGCAGGGTCAGCTCGACCGGCTCGCGGCGGACGGCGAAGCGGTGGCGGCCGAACCGGACGCTCGCGCCGCCGTCGTCGGACAGCTCGGCCCGGTCGCGCAGGGCGCGCACCGCCGTCTGCCCGGCCCCGGTCAGGGCGTCCTCCAGCTCCTGGGCGCGCACTTGGTCGTCCAGGGCGCGCAGCTCCCCGGCGGCGGCGCGGACCCGCACCGCCATCGGGTCGACGGCCAGGGCGGCGTGGACGTCCTCCACGGCGGCTGCCGAGGCGAGCCTGCGGCGCAGCGCCTCCAGTGCGCGCCGCGCGGAGGCGGCGATCCGGTCGGCGCGGGCGGCGGCCTCGTCCAGCAGGGCCTGCCGCCGGGCGGCGAACGCCTGCCGGACCTCCTCGCGGCGGAGCGCGAGGTCGGCGGCGAGGTCCTCGGCCTCGGCGAAGCGGGCCTCCAGGCCGTCCAGCCGCAACAGCAGCCGGGCCAGCTGGTCGTCGCAGGCGGCCGGGGTGGTGGCGGCGGTCAGCGCGGCGGTGGTGGCCTGGGCCAGCAGCGCGGACTCGGCGGCGTGGGCGGCGCGGTGCTCGCTGTCCAGCAGCGCCCGGCGGCGGGCCTCCAGTACGGCCCGGGCGCGGTTGACGGCGGCCAGCACCTCGCCGATGGCGAGCAGCACGGCGGTGCCCTTGCCCGGGTCGGCGGTGACCGCGCCGGTGACCAGGTCGGTGACGGTGGCCAGGGCGTCGGCCTGGTCGGCCAGCTGTCCGGCCAGCTGCGCGGCCTCGGCGGCGCTCGCGGTCCCGGCGGCAGCGTCGGCGGCCTCGCGGGCGGCGGCCAGCGGGGCGGCGAAGGCGTCCGGTCCGGCGAAGTAGCCGAAGGCGCGCTCGGTGGCGGCGGCCAGCTCGGCGGTGAGCGTCTGCTCGACCGCCTCCAGCGCGGCCGGGTCGTGCTGTGGCAGCTCGCGCAGGGTGCGGGTGCGGCCGTGGGCCCGGCGCAGCTCGGCCAGCAGCGCGGTCCAGCCGTCGGCGTCGGCCGGGGGCTCGCCGTGCGAGCGCCGGACCAGCGCCGCGGCCTGCTCCCGGGCCTGTTCCAGCGCCTCGGCGGCGCGATCGGCCAGCGCCGCCGTCCGGGCCTGCTCGGCGGCCAGCTGCTCGGCGGCGGAGCGCAGTTCGGCGAGGGGTTCGGCGAGTCCGGCGTCGCCGAGCCAGTAGTGCCGGTCGGCCGCCTTGGCGCAGCCGTCCAGGATCAGCGCGGGCGCGGCGGCGGCCCGGTCGGCGGTGGGGGCCGCGGCGGCGGTGGCGGTGCGGACGACGTCCAGCAGGTCGGCGATGCCGCGCACCAGGTCGGCGTTGCCGATGCGTTCCAGCGGGCCGTCGCCGACCGGCTGGGCGGCGGCGTACTCGGCGGAGGTGAAGGGGGTGCTCCACAGCTGCAGCTCGTGGGTGCGGACCGGTTCGCGGTCCGGTTTGAGCAGCGCCAGCGTGCCGTCCGGCAGCAGCGCGTGGGCGGCGCCGTGCAGCGCGGCGGCGGCCTCGCGGCGGACGGTGTTCCACGGCAGCAGCAGCGTCCGGGCGCTGCCGGGGCGACGCAGCACGTACAGCAGGTCCTCGCCGTTGGGCGCGGCGAGCACCGCGTCGAAGCGCAGCTCCTGGGCGTCCGGGCCGCCGTCGACGCGGAAGGCGCGGTGGCTGCCGTCGGCCAGTTCGTAGCCGCCGGGGAAGATCAGGCCCTGCTCGGCCGGCAGCAGCCGGACGCCGAGCCCGAGCGAGTCCTGGCGGCGCACCGACCAGGTGCGGGTGTTGACGACCAGGTAGCGGTCGGCGGCCTCGTTGTAGGGCCGGATCCGGAGCAGCAGCAGCGGTCCGGCCGAGGCGTGGGCGACGGCGGCGTCGGCCAGGCTCTGCAGCGGGTCGTCGACCGGCTCCTGGAACAGCGTCCGGTCGCCGGGGACGGCCCGGACGGTGAGGCTGCCGCCGGTGGCGGCCACCGTGACCGCGCCCTCGCCGCCGTCGATCCGGATCCGGCCCCGGTCGTGCTGGTCGCGGCCGGTGGCGGCCCAGGGCAGTTCGAAGGCCGGGGGCCGGGGCAGGTCGCGCTCGCCGTGATTGTCCAGGTACTCGGCCTGACGTTCCGTCAACTGCCAGCGCAGGACCCGGATGTCGCCCTCGTTCTCGCCGGTGCGGAAGACCGCGAGCAGCCGCCCGGCGGCGGTGCGCACCAGCTCCGCCAGCCGGGCGCCGCGGAAGTAGCGCAGCAGCTCGGCCAGATCGCGGTGGAAGCGCTCGTCGTCCAGCAGGCCGGGCACGGCCGACGGCTCCAACGGCGAGCCGTCCAGGGCGTGCAGGGAGAGCAGGCCCTCGGCCAGCTCCGGCGCCGAGGTGCCCAGCAGCAGGACGCCGGGGCGGACCGCGACCAGGCCGCAGCCGGTGGCCGCACCGGCGGTGCGCGGCCGGACCGCGCCTGCCAGCTCCAACCCGCGGCTGCCGAAGGCCAGTTGCCGACGGGTGTTCAACTCCGCCGCCTGCCGCCCCAGTTCGGCCGCGCGCTCGGCGAGCCGCGCCCGCAGCACCTGCTCGGTCCCGTCCTCGACGCCCATGGCTGCTCCCTGTCCTCCCTGCCTGTCCGAGTGCTTACTTGCTGCTGCCGTTGACCAGGAGGGCCGGATCGGCCACCGGCACCGCGGTGTCGACCGCACCGCCGCCCAGCAGCTTCAGCAGCATCGCCAGGTTCCACGGGCCGCCCGCCGCCAGCGAGCCCAGCACCTCGGTGGCGTCCGCGCCGAAGCTGCGCCCGCCCTCCAGCCACTCGGCGCCGAGCGCCTGCACCGTCTGCGAGCTGTGCACCGCCGCGTCGATGCCCTTGCCGAAGGAGACCGCGCCGACCAGGCGCTCCAGGAACATGGAGTCCCCGCCGACGATGTCGATGTCGGCGCTCTCCAGACCGGCGGCCAGCACCGCCGCCTGCGCCTCGGCGACCTTGCGCTGGACGTCCAGGGCCGCCAGCCGGACCTCCTTGTCGGCGGCCAGCCGCAGCCGGAACTCCTCGTGCGCCCGGGACACCTCGTCCAGCGCGGCCATGGCCGCCGCCTTCTCCTTGAGCCCGGCGGCCTCGCCCAGCAGCCGCTCGCGGATGCCGGTGGCCTCCGCCTGCGCCTTGCTCTCGGCGACGGCCGCCTCGGCCAGGCCGACCTTGCGGACGGCGTCGGCCTTCTGCTTCAGCCCCTCGGCCTCGCCCTCCAGCCGGGCCCGGATGCCGGCCGCGTCGGCCAGCGCCTGCCGCTCGGCGACCTCCGCCTGGGCCAGGCCGACCGCGCCGGCCCTGGCCCGCTCGCCCTCGGCCTCCAGGGCGGCGGCGGCCGCGTTCAGCTCCGCGCTCTTCTGCCCGGCCTCGGCCAGCACCAGCTGCTCCTTGGCGCGGTAGTGCGCGGTCTGCTCGGCGGCCTCGGCCGCCTTGATGTCCTTGACCAGCTGCTCCTGCGCCTCGCCCTCGGCGGCGATGACCACGGCCTGCCGGGTGCGCTCGGCGTCCTGCACCACCCGGACCCGCTTGATCTCCTCCTCCTGCTCGGCGACGGTGCGGTCCACCGCGATCCGCTCGCGGACCACCTCGGCCACGCCCCGGCGCTCCACCTCGACCTGCTTCTCCTTCCCGGCCCGGGAGAGCTCGACCTCGCGCTCCCGGTTGACGACCTCCAGCAGCCGGTCCTTCTCGATCCGCTCGGTCTCCACCGCGATCACCCGCTCGCGGTTCTTCTCCGCCACCGCGATCTCCCGCTGCTGGTTCTCCCGCTGGACGCCGAGCAGTTCCTCGGTGCGCAGCAGCGCGCTGTGCGCCTTCAGCCGCTCCTCCTCCTGGACCTGCGCGGTGGCCGCCTCCTCCTGGGCGCGCAGCGTCTCGATGCCCTTGCGCTGCCGGATCTCCGCCTCGGCGCGGCGGCGCTCCAGCTCCAGCACGGCCTCGCGGGCGTCCACGTCCTGGCGGGTGATCTCCATCTGCTCGTTGCGCTGGAAGTCGTTGGTGCGGATGTGCTCCAGCGCGGTCAGCTCGGTGATCTTGCGGATGCCCTGGGCGTCCAGCACGTTGGCCGGGTCGAGCTGCCCCATCGGGGTCTGCTCCAGGTGGTCGATGGCGGCGTCCTCCAGGTGGTAGCCGTTGAGGTCGGTGCCGATGGCGGCGATGATGCGGTCCCGGAACTCCTCGCGCTTGGTGTAGAGGTCGATGAAGTCCAGCTGCTTGCCGACGGTGCGCAGCGCCTCCGCGAACTTGGCGCTGAACAGCGTCTGCAGGGTCTCCTGGTGGCTGGCCCGGTCGGTGCCGATGGCCTGGGCGACCTTGATGACGTCCTCGACGGTCTTGTTGACCCGGACGAAGAAGGTGATCTGGATGTCGGCGCGGATGTTGTCCTGGCAGATCATGCCCTCGCGGCCGGTGCGGGAGATCTCGATGGTCTTCACCGAGATGTCCATCACCTCGGCCCGGTGCATCATCGGCAGGACCAGCGCCCCGGTGAAGGTGACGTCGACGTCCTTGGGTCTGGAGATGATCAGGGCCTCGCCCTGGACCACCTTGCGGAACAGGCGGCCGAAGAGCAG
Proteins encoded in this window:
- a CDS encoding NAD(P)/FAD-dependent oxidoreductase, which translates into the protein MPDAIVIGSGPNGLVAANVLADAGWQVLVLEAQPEPGGAVRSDRGADPEFVSDVFSAFYPLAVASPVISALELERFGLRWSHAPTVMAHPLPDGRCATLHRSAEATMADLESTFGAQDALAWGRLSGLWEHLEPHLVQSLFTPFPPVKSGLALAARLRAAGGLRAARFMTLPVRRLAQEEFTQPGAGLLLAGCALHADLLPESAGSSAFGWLMAMLGQQVGWPVPVGGAGRLTDALVRRLESLGGTVQCGARVAEVVVRGGKALGVRTADGQAHRATRAVLADVPATSLYGSLVGWDDLPAQVRADMHRFQWDFSTFKVDWALDGAIPWTSPAAAGAGTVHLGADMDELSDYALQVSTGRLPRRPFTLLGQMTTADPSRSPAGTESAWAYTHVPQHITGDLGGDGITGRWDAREAEAMADRVEEQVERFAPGFRGLVRSRRILTPPLFQSLDESLVGGALNGGTTAVHQQLVFRPVPGTGRPETPIPRLYLASASAHPGGGVHGACGANAARAALRAHSRAAARVLSPGLAAAQRLLSGPAPQ
- a CDS encoding glycoside hydrolase family 15 protein, producing MADSTLAAETARFPLHVLRDYALVADGERGALIGPRGDIAWMCAPRWDSDAVLSTLIGGEGLYAVTPAQEPFVWGGSYEEGSLIWRNRWTTTTQLVECHDALAFPGDPSVTRILRRVLAGGEETRVRVVLDPRAGFGRFKLSRLRRSDDGVWTARCGPLYLRWTGAPDATERAEGGLETVVTVPDGHHHDLVLEISEERLPERPPDPDACWAATEQAWRRAVPVITGTIADRDSRHAYTVMRGMTSQGGGMVAGATTSLPERAEQNRNYDYRYAWIRDQCYTGQAVAAVGPHPLLDNAVGFVAERILADGPNLRPAYTVSGGAVPDERRLDLAGYPGGSDKVGNWVNDQFQLDALGEALSLFAAAGGHDRLDADHWRAVETTVEAIVTRGQEPDAGLWELDNQRWAHSRLACVAGLRAISAHAPAAEGARWSALADGILADTAKDCLHPTGRWQRAPGDPRVDASLLIPAIRGAVPPEDPRTRATLAAVLEELGRDGFVYRFRQDERPLHQAEGAFLLCGFTTSLALHQQGREVEANRWFERNRTACGTPGLFAEEYDITQRQLRGNLPQAFVHALLLETAQRLTAPWPGP
- a CDS encoding CdaR family transcriptional regulator, producing the protein MAAVAEAADPGAATGSGVQAWGRLLEDVARSGRRLRREELESLRQCGDRAAEDGRALAELIDERLAEIGRVWAGQPVDGASMAALRAAVAALAAGHGRAYRQRLQREEAGRREFVADLLSSRSDLGRLAEHAERFGLNLACAHVVAVADGDGYDLEDPLVRGVERQLLGRFGEQDVLLAVKHGRLVCIVPGGPGEAAAVKAFAELTEGRRVVVGRPHSGPGGVVHSYEEARAALEQANRLRLPGRLLHSADLLVLPVLLRDRDALEELVHGVLGPLREARGGAQPLLETLAAYADSRYVSAEAARRLGLSVRALSYRLERIIRLTGLDPDDALQRYTLETAAFGARLLGWPDQEDGA
- a CDS encoding SRPBCC family protein codes for the protein MAKRQQLITCPPDQVWAVLADATGYARWVVGTQDILHADAAWPAVGAELRFRVGLGPVHFTDSCVVRICEPGHRLELEAKAEPFGTARIAIELIPWGRNTLVLLDEHPLLGPGARLQGPPSELLLHLRNRRMLGNLARTALDAHRRSPTKAKATATARPAD
- a CDS encoding glutamate synthase subunit beta, with the translated sequence MADPWGFLTTPRRDWPLRPVPERVRDWADVHRPGALLPIVGAQAGRCMDCGIPFCHSSCPLGNLVPEWNQLVEQDDWAAAGERLHATNNFPEFTGLTCPAPCETGCVLAINAEPVAIKNVEAAIAEYAWEHGWVRPLPPERLSGRTVAVVGSGPAGLACAQQLTRAGHTVAVYERDDRPGGLLRYGIPAFKLEKHQVDRRIQQMRAEGTVFRPGVAVGSDVDGAELLARYDAVVVAVGATAARELPVPGGDLAGIHQAMEFLPLANRVQEGDYPEPPLNARGRHVVIVGGGDTGADCLGTVLRQGAASVVQLDIRPQPGAERSEQDPWPTYPRVRRDSPAHQEGRELAYGPDAEEGQDVRVFSASTVEFEGDAQGRVRALRAADAEPGTRRPLPGTERRLPADLVLLALGFSGPEQDSGLVRQLGLEPAAGGGYARDPDFGCAVPGVFVTGDAGRGQSVIVWAIAEGRSAAAAVDRYLTGATALPAPVRATDRMLAV